AATCTTTCGGCCTGCCAGACGAAAAATACCAAGGCGAAGGACGAGTTGTGCTCATGGAATATGAGCACTTCTATCTATTCAATATTTACTACCCCAACGGGCAGATGAATGAAGAGCGGCTTGAATACAAGTTAGGCTTTTATGACTGTTTCCTTGAATATGCTGAGGAGTTACGCAAAAAGAAACCTATTGTCGTCGGGGGAGATTTCAACACAGCGCACACAGAAATTGACCTGAAAAATCCGAAACCTAATTCTGACAAGTCAGGATTTCTGCCTATTGAACGAGCATGGCTGGATAAGTTTGTTGAGCACGGATATATAGATACTTTCCGCATGTTTGAAACAGAAGGCAGCAACTACTCATGGTGGAGCTACCGCTACAACGCCCGCAAAAACAATGCAGGGTGGCGCATAGACTACTTCTTCGTATCAGAAGAATTAAAAGACAATGTGAAACGCGCATGGATTGAATCTGAGGTGCTAGGATCGGATCACTGTCCTGTCGCCATTGAATTAATTTTTCCGTAATCCGTAAAAAAAAGGCCAAATTTTGACCATTTCAACTCTTAATACAATTATATGGCCTCTTTTAGCTTAATATTATATGAGTTCTTTATTAAACAGGTACTTTGATTTGTAAGATAGTTATGAGGCTTCAAAATTAATTTTTTTTAAGGAGAGGATTATGCTCAAAGATATGCGTATTGGCCCTAAAATTGCCATTAGTATTAGTGTACTAATGATTTTAATTTTCGTAGCTTTTACGAGTATTACAGTCATTAAAACCCGAAATTCTTCAAGAATACAGGCCAGTCATATGGCCGAAGAAATGGCTAGCCGATATGGTAATCAAGTCAAAAACAATATTGAAAAGGCTCTGGATGCATCACAAGCAGGAGCTGCTGTTTTCATGGCATTTAGCAATTTCGGAGACAGATTTGACCGAGATCTAGCAGATGATATTATTAAAAAACTGACACTCTCTGATCCCATGTTTTTCGGAACTCAAGTTGTAATGGAACCAAATGCTCTTGATGGACGAGATGCTGAATATAAAGGAACTAAAGCGTGGTACGGCCCTAATGGCGAATATGGCCCTTATTTCTGGAGCGAAAATGGAGAATTGAAAGCTGAAGATCTAATTCAGTACAAGCCCGCCACAACGCGCGCATGGTACATGGGACCCCGCGATTCAGGGGGGCCGATTTTAACTGAGCCATACTATACTGAAGTAGCTAAAACCAACATGGCCACAATCAGTGTCCCAATTATAAAAAATGGTAATTTTATCGGGATCGTAGGAATCGATTTTGTTCTCGAAGCATTCCAAAAAATGGTCGGCAACATTCACCCTATGGACACAGGGTATGCTTTTCTTGCTTCTAATAAAGGCTACTGCGTAGCTCACCCCGATAAACAGTTAGTCGGAAAAAACATTACCGAAGCTTTTCCCGAAAACATCCGTTCTGAAATATCCGCTGACATTGCGAGTGGTAAGTCATTTCATAAAGATATTATCTCACCCCTCGATGGTAAAGAATACTTCTTCCTGTTTGAACCTATCGTAATTGCTGGAACAAACACCCCTTGGTCCATTGGCTTAGCGATTCCAACGCAAAAAATTTATGCTGAGTCTCATGAATTCCTTAAAGTCAGTCTTTTCCTATCTGCCGGCGCGATATGCTTAGTTCTTATCGTAGTACTACTTATCGCCCGCAGCGTAGCAACACCCATTAATGCGATGGTTGGCTTTGCACAGGACATTGCAGATGGAAACTTTGACTCAAAGCCTGACAGCCGCCGCTTTGGCGGAGAACTTCTGACTCTCTACAACGCATTGTCCAGTATGGTGACGAGCCTTGTGGAGCTGATTGGCACTGCTGAAGAAAAAACTCAGGAAGCAAAAAGGCAGACAGAAGCCGCGAATATAGCTCTTGAAGAAGCACGCCAAGCGAAAGAAGCTGCAGAGACAGCTAAAGCGGAAGGCATGCTCCAAGCCGCAAACCAGCTTGAGGAAATTGTAGATCAAGTAACATCTGCATCAGAAGAACTTACCGCGCAAATCGAAGAGTCCAGCCGAGGAACAGAAATACAGCGTGAACGAACTTCTGAATCCGCAACCGCAATGGAAGAAATGAATGCCTCGGTTCTTGAAGTGGCGCAAAATGCTTCTAATGCAGCAGAAAGCGCACTTGAAGCAAAGAGAAATGCCGAGGATGGTGGTACAATCGTCGCAAACGTTGTCTCCTCTATCAATTCCGTCAATGAAGCCACCGAGGTTATGGTTTCGGGCCTAAACGAACTTGGTGGGCAGGCTGACGGAATCAGCCAAGTTATCACCGTCATCACCGACATTGCAGACCAGACCAATTTGCTAGCTCTTAATGCGGCAATTGAAGCTGCACGAGCTGGAGAAGCAGGTCGCGGGTTTGCTGTTGTTGCAGATGAAGTCCGTAAACTTGCAGAAAAAACAATGCAAGCCACTCATGAAGTAGGCCAAGCAGTGCACGCAATCCAAACGGGAACTCGTAAAAACATTGATGAAATGAACAATGCTGCGAAAATGGTAGTCCAGAGCACTGATTATGCCAACAATGCAGGAGAAAGCCTTCATTCTATCGTTGAAATTGTTGATATAACCGCGGATCAGGTAAGATCGATTGCTACTGCCAGCGAAGAACAATCCGCAGCCAGCGAAGAAATTAGCCGAGGAACTGAAGAGGTAAATCGGATTGCAGCTGAAACAGCAGAATCCATGGACCAATCCATGCGGGCAGTAACGGACTTAGCTAGACTATCTTCAGAATTGCAGAACTTAATTGAAGAACTTAAAGACGTTTAAACTCGGAATAAAAAGACAATATAAAAAGGGTGTGGTCAAACCAGAGTTTTTCGGTTTGGCCACACCCTTATTTTAAAAAATAGTATTTTTATGAATACGTTTTAGAACAAGGTTAAAATATGATCACCTGCTACCTGCGCTATGTCATAGACCCATACAAATTGGACGAGTTTAAACATTATGGAGAACTCTGGATTCCGCTCGTAAATAAATTTGGAGGAATTCATCATGGCTATTTCCTGCCGCACGAAGGCGCAAATAACATAGGCCTTGCCCTGTTCAGCTTTCCATCGCTAGCTCTCTATGAAGAATACCGCGAGAAAATAAAGGAAGATCCTGAATGCATAGCGGCAATGGACTATTCAGCAAAAACAAGGTGCATAGTCAGCTTTGAACGCAGTTTTATGAAGCCTGTTTTTGAATGATTTCTGCCAATATCCTAGCAATACCGATTAACCCTGCACACCTTAGTCTCTTAACTACCCATATTTAATATTAAAAGCGGCTCACTTGAACAATTAAGTGAGCCGCTTTTCGGCTTATTTTATATTACTCTATCTTTTTACTTGAAATTGATTATCAAGTTCATTAAGACTTGTTTCTAACAGCAACCTAAACGAAAGGAACAAATCATGACAATGACTACATCCATCTCATCCAAGAACAAACGTGACTTTTTGAAAAAGACTTTAAAAACTCTCTCGACCCGCACAGTTAAATCAGAATTAGTTGAAACCGTAAATTCCAACACCAGCACACCTAGCTCTCAATCTGAGCAAAACTAACCTTCAATACAGGTCCTCAACTCACAAATTAAAGCTCAAACGTATTCCCAGTGAGATCTCATTTAATGGGAAAACTTTAAGTTAAACAACAGGAGCAATTAAATGGCTGAAGCAATTAAAGAAGCCGCGCGAATGCGCCGTGAACATGGTTGGAAAACGTATTTAATTAAATTCAATGACTATTACTCTTACACTTTCAATCCTAAATTTTTCCCTAATTTTGAGCTACTTGGAGAGGTGGATGCAGAAGGAAAGGTAAACCCTGTGCCGAAACGTAAAAAATCATTTTTCCACACGTAAAACTGAAAGTGCATGCATGATACTGAAAAGAGGATGATAAATCTAAGATTCATCATCCTCTAAAGTATCAGCAGTCTGCTCCGCAATTCGCTCGGCAACGTCTAGCAATTCCGGTGGGATTACCCCGTCACCTGTTAACTGCCTAAATAGCTCTTCTTCTGACAAGCCGGATGAGGTTGCTACTGCAAGCTGCTTCGCTGTAAATTCAATGTGTTTCATTGGGGGGTAATACTTTCATATTCTGTACTTTGCAAAGATTTTGATTTTACCATTTGCGACACAACCAGCCAAACGCTGTCGAATAGATTCTTTATCCTATTATTATTGGGAATGACGAATTTGCTCGAATAATTATTTGGCATAGATGCTATTGGGCGAAAGAGAAAAGGACAAAAGTTAAGATTAGACTCTGCGGTGAAATACAAACAATTTTATCAGAAAAAACAGAGTATCGCACAGTCAAAAAGACCGAAGTCAGGAGGGCTAGTGCATTTAAAGCATATAGAGGCGGAGACCCCGAACATGGCGATTATGGATGTTCCAATAACCCGTGGACGGGCGATAGTAAGTGCGCAAATTATTAGTGCAGTTTTTCTACTGGCAATATTGTTGACAGGCTGTCAACAGCATAGAGTGACAGACGCGTCCTCTTTTCTGGGACCGCCAATAGGGGAAACTATCCACCTTGAAAGGATGTCAGATGGCGCGGTAAAAAAGAGAATCTGCACATCCATTTCTAAATCAGGCGTTTACTCCATCGAAGAGAGAACGAGGTTCATTAATGGAGACACCACGCAAAAGGGACTGCCAGAGTGGCTTATGCGCATCCTTAGAGGTGAAGAAGATCTTGTTGAGAACTACACGCTAGAAGCGAAAGATGACAAATTAATAGTTACGAGAAGTGAAGAACCGTCCTTCACAATGATGGACTTTAAAAATCCGAAATGGGTTCAATACGGAACAATGTACCCTGATGGAAAATTTAAAGTGGAATACCGCATTGTTAAAGAAGAGGTTGCTAATATCCTTGGAAAAATGCGGAAAGTTGTATATGTGGAGACACATAGCCGTTTTGGCAAAAACGCATATACTATTGCTTCAGGATTAGGAATGATTCACTCTGAAATTCACAATGAAAACTCCGTCTCTGTTGATTTTACCCTAAAAGAATAATCACCACACTCGCCAACGAATCTTTTGGATAAACATAACGAATGCCGCAAAACAAGAAAAAGGGTTAGCTAAATAATTAGCTAACCCTTTAATTTTATCATTCAGTTCCCCAAAGAGAATGCTGATAATTCAACTATGAACTTCTAATATTAGAAGTCGTAATTGAAGGATTCTACAGCAGCGTTACCGCGAGCCTGAGAAGCTTTGAGGCGTTCTTCAAGTTCAACTTTGTATTTTTCGAGATCGAGCTCAATGCGGGCAACACCTGTGTCCATAGCAGCTTTAACGACAGCAGGAGCAACGCGAGTCAGTACACGAGGATCAGTTGGTTTCGGGATGATGTAATCCATACCGAACTCAAGTTTATCTACGCCGAAAGCATCACAAATATCCTGTGCTACAGGCTCTTTAGCTAGCTCTGCAAGAGCCTGAGCTGCTGCCAATTTCATTTCAGCATTAATGATGGTAGCACGACAGTCGAGTGCCCCGCGAAAAATGAAAGGGAAACAAAGAACGTTGTTAACCTGGTTAGGGTAATCGGAGCGGCCTGTTCCCATGAGGATATCAGGACGAACTTCTTTAACGTCTGGGTAAGGAATTTCAGGATCAGGATTAGCACAAGCAAAGATGATTGCGCCCTGAGCCATGGTTTTAACCATATCCTGATTGATTGCGTCTTTAACAGAAAGGCCAAGGAACATATCTGCGCCGACCATGCAGTCAGCGAGGGAGCCGTGATCTTCTTTCTGTGCGAAGTCAGCTTTAAAGCCAGTTACACCTGCGCGACCTTCGAAAAGGAGTCCGCGAGAATCAAACATGAAGATATTTTCACGGCGTACGCCTACAGTTACATATAATTCGGAACAAGCAATCGCAGCGGCGCCAGCACCTGATACTACAATCTTGATTTCGCCAATATTTTTTCCGGTAATCTCAAGAGCATTAATGATACCTGCAGTGGAAATAATAGCTGTTCCATGCTGATCATCATGGAAAACAGGAATATTCATTTCTTCCATCAGTCTTCTTTCAATTTCGAAACACTCAGGAGCTTTAATATCTTCGAGATTAATACCACCGAAAGTAGGCTCAATCATTTTACAAAATTCGATAACTTTTTCTGGATCAGTAGCATCAATGTTAAGGTCATAAACATCAACGTCTGCGAAAATTTTAAACAGTACGCCTTTACCTTCCATAACAGGCTTACCTGCAGCAGGACCGATATTACCAAGGCCGAGAACTGCTGTGCCGTTTGAAACAACAGCAACAAGGTTCCCTCTACCTGTGTACTCATAAGACAATTCTTCGTCGGCGTGAATCGCGCGACAAGCTTCTGCTACACCTGGTGAATATGCCATTGAAAGGTCTTTTTGAGAACTACAAGGTTTGATGGACATCACTTCCAACTTACCTTTTCTACCATCACTATGATACTTTAGAGCTTCCTCTTTTGTGAAAAGAGCCATGCCTCAACCCCCATATAAAAGTGTTTCTGATGATTGGCCGATCAACTAAACTATCCTTTCCCTATTGCTGCAAGCCCAATTGGTCAAGCTTTCTTAGCAATTTTGTAATTTTTCTCTTCCTAACATACAAAATTATCATACTCCACCTCATATAGAGTAGACAGGGCCGAAAGATAAATCTACTAACTTCCCAGCCACCTTACCTGGTGACATTAAGACAAATTTGAAAATATTACATATAAATTATTCATATAAATAAGTTAATCGTTCCTCCAAAGCTCCGCGGAGATAAAATGTTACAAGACCTCAGTATAGTACTGTTTCGCACCAAATATCCTGAAAATATAGGGTCGACTGCCCGCGCCATGAAAAACATGGATTGCTCAAGCTTAATACTAGTGACCCCGCCCATATGGAATATGGAAAAAGCAATGCCGCTTGCTACCGCGAAAGCTCATGAGCTGGTTGATAATGCAAAAATATGCCCGGACCTCAGTACAGCTCTTGCTGGCCACACAAAAATATACGGCACAACAGCCCGCACCGGAGGCTGGAGAAAAGGAGCTTTAACCCCGGCCTCAGCCGCCCCGCGCATAGTGGAGCAGCTTCGAGCCGGAGAAAAAGTCGCCATTGTTTTCGGTCCTGAAGATAAAGGATTGACCAACGATGAAATAAAGCTCTGCTCGCAACTGATTAACATACCTACGAGTGAAGAGAGCAGTTCCTTAAACTTATCACAGGCTGCCCTGATCCTTCTTTATGAATGTTTCAAACATTCACTTGAAAATCCTTTTGTCCCCGCAGGACCTCCCGGCGAACGTTCTACGACTTTTGAGGAGCAAGAAGTTTTACTTGCAAACTTGCAGGAAACACTTTCTGAGATTGACTTTTTAAATGAAGACAACCCCGAATACTGGATGCTCCCTGTAAAAAGATTCATGGCGAAACTGGATATTAAAAGAAATGAATTCAACTTGCTGATGGGAATTTGTCGGCAGGTAAAAATGGTTGTTCAAAAAAATAAAGAAATTAATTTGGAAAAGAAGTGAAAACTACCTTCTCAACAGACCAAAATATCGATATCGTGAAGGCACAATACTTCAGAATACGCGCGGAGCCTATAAATGACCGATTCTAGTACAATCCAAGACCTCAAAGGGGTTTTTTCCTGCCAAAAAGTTGCCAAAGTAGGCACAGGAACAACTACGCGCAGAGTGGCGCAGGTTGGATATTATTTTGTTGAGCAATCAGGTAAAGACGAATTTGATGTTCGCCCTCTCAACAGTAATTTTGTTCCTATCGGAAATGCGGAAAAAATAGACCGTGAAACACTGCTGAGAGACTACACTCCAGAGCCTGAAATGTACCACAAGCAGGTTTTGCCGAACATGAAAGATCTTCAGAAAACCCTTGCGCGCGCAGACAGAAATCGTAAACAGGGCAATTCTTTCAGCGCTGAAATGGAATATTCCAGTGCAGTAAAAGTTGACGAAACCAATGTGCGGGGCAACTTCGGAGTTGGTCTTTGCTTCATGGAAAGAGGCGAAACAGAACGCGCAAATGACGTATTCACCAGGCTCATTTCCATGGATGCTGCATTTGAGAAAGAACACAAACACCTCTTTAATGACTTCGGGATTAACCTTCGCAAGTCAAAAATGATTCCTCAATCTATTGAGTACTATGGAAAAGCAATATCTCTCAGCCCGGATGACGAGCACCTCCAATATAATATGGCCAGAGCTTATTTCGAAGCAGAAGATTACGATAATGCTCGCAAGGTGCTGGCGACATGCCTTGAACTTAATCCTGAATTTGCAGAAGCAAAGAAATTCATTGCCTATCTTGATAAAAATAAACTGGGCTGATTCCCCAAAAACCTTTATAGAGATGACATGAACTCTATTAAAGGCTTTATCATTGCAGGCACGCACAGCGGATGCGGCAAGACCTCCGTCACCCTAGGATTGATGGCTGCTTTTGCGCGCAAAGGTCTACGGGTTCAGCCATTTAAAGTAGGTCCGGACTTTATTGATCCGGGGCACCACTCCAGGGCCGCAGGACAGATCTGTCACAACTTAGACGGCTGGATGCTTTCTAAAAACACTTTGCGCGACATATTTTCAAGACATTCGCAAGGCTCTGACGCCGCCATTGTTGAAGGTGTTATGGGGCTTTTTGACGGATACTCAGCTCTTGAAGAGACCGGCTCCACCGCACACTTATCAAAGGCTCTAAATCTGCCTGTAATTCTTGTTGTGGATGCACGCGCTATGGCTCGGTCCGCAGCTGCGCTCATTAAAGGTTTTAGCGAATTCGACCCGGACACTGCTGTTGCCGGAGTGATATTCAACAGGGTCGGAAGTAAAAATCACGAACAAACTCTGCACGAAGCAATTTCTCTGACGGATATTCCTCTGGTCGGCTGTTTACCTAGACGACCGGAAATCGAAACACCATCACGCCATTTAGGGCTGATTACTCCTGAACACTTAGAAGATTTGGAAGGTAAATACGCGGCTCTTGCCGATTGGGTTGAAGAACACCTCGACCTTGAAACAATCCTCGAAGCATTGCCGGATATCCCTATGGAGCCGCGCTTCGATGAACTGCCAATGATCCCACGTACAAGAATCGCAATTGCGCAGGATGAAGCATTCACTTTTTATTACGAAGAAAACCTGCGCATGCTCAGATATGCCGGGGCTGAACTCGTGCCATTTTCCCCCATAAATGATAAGGAACTGCCGCTAAATATTTCAGGCATTTACCTTGGCGGAGGTTATCCTGAACTCTCTGCATTTGATCTCGCACAGAACACGAAACTACGCAGAGCCATTGCCGAATTCTCTAAATCCGGCAGGCCTATATACGCTGAGTGTGGCGGTTTCATGTATCTTATGGATTCCATTTCAAATAAGGAAAGAGTCTTTCCAATGTGTGGTATTTTTCCCTTCCGCTCAATTATGCAAAATAGATTTCAAGCTCTCGGATATAAAGAAATAGAACTCACCGAAGACTGCATCTTGGGGCCGGCAGGAACTATCGCCAGAGGGCATGAATTTCACTACTCAGCTCTTGAAGATATGCCGGAATCAGCTGAAAAATGTTACATGGTCAGCAATAAAAAAGGTGAGCCTACCCCTGAAGGTTTTATTACTGAAGGCAATACTTTGGGCAGTTATATTCACCTCCACTTTGCCAGTAATCCAGACATTGCGACAAATTTTGTTGATTCATGTGTCAACTTTTCCGAGCAGGAAGAAGACTAACTATCTTCAACCGAATCGTCTTTTCATAACTGAGCAAACTCATGCAAAAATTCATCATGCACCTTGATATGGACGCTTTTTTCGCGTCCGTAGAGCAAATGGACAATCCCGAATTGCGAGGAAAGCCCATTGCCATAGGATCCCCGCACAAGCGCTCAGTGCTAAGCACTGCTTCATATGAAGCTCGTAAATTTGGGGTGCGCTCAGCCATGTCCTCTGTGCATGCGCTTAAACTCTGTCCGCATTTGATTCTTGTTCCCGGAAGAATGGAAAGATATAAAGACATTTCCAATCAAGTGATGGCTGTTTTAGGCAATTATTCTCCTGTTGTTGAACAAGCTTCAATCGATGAAGCATACCTCGACATAACAGGTACAGAGCGGCTTTTCGGCCCTCCTCTCGAGTTGGCTGAGAACGTTAAAAAAGATATCCTTAATACGGTCGGTTTAACGGCCTCCATCGGGATAGCACCTGTTAAATTTCTAGCTAAAATCGCATCAGATTTAAAAAAACCTGCGGGTATCTCAATAATTGAAAAGGATGAAGTCGAATCATTTTTAGAGACTCTGCCCATTGAAAAGATACCCGGTATAGGCAAAAAAGCACTGCCCCGTTTTCATTCTTTCGGCATTAGATTTGCCGCTGACATGCGCCGTTTTTCTCCTGAATTCTTCAAAGAAAGATTTGGCGAGCGGGGGCTTGTTCTACACGCCAAGGCTGCCGGAATAGATCCGACCCCTGTTGCCGTTGGCGGGCAGATGAAATCATCTAGCGCGGAGAACACCTTCGGCGATGATGTCTGCGATCCGCAAATATTGAAAACATGGTTACTGAAACAGTCCGAAAGAATCAGTGCTGATGTCCGCAGAAAAGGACTGAAAGGGCGCACTGTCACCCTGAAAGTTAAATTTCCAGACTTTAGGCAAATTACTCGTAGTAAAACCCTAGCTAAAAGGACTTCCAACTCCGACACCATATATAAAGCAGGTTGCAGATTGCTAGAGGCGGAAGGCTATATGGGCCCCATTCGTTTAATTGGCATCGGCATTTCAAACTTTGAAGATCGGAGCCGGCAACTTTCGCTACTCACTACGGAAGAAACCTTGGATGATGACAAAAAGCTTGATGATTTAGACAAGGCCGTTGACAAAGTTCGCGAAAAGTTCGGCACAGCGATGCTCACTCGTGGCAGCCTGCTAAAACTGTCCTCAAAAGTTAAAGGGCAGTAAGCTTATTATGAAAAAAGATCTTCGCGAAGGTTTCACAACGGGATCAGCATCAACCGCAGCCGCAATGAGTGCGCTACGAGTACTTCTCGGCGGACAATCGCCCGAATCTATAGAGATACCCCTACCCGTCAAGGGGAGCCTAACCATTCCCGTTCACAGAACCGAGCTTGATCAAACATCTGCCCGCGCTATTATCATAAAAGATGCTGGAGATGATCCTGATGCCACCCACGGACATGAATTTCACGCGGTTGTAGAGCACATCGATAACGGCGAAGAATTGCGTGTTGAACTATCAGGCGGCATAGGGATCGGCAAAGTCACCCTCCCCGGCTTACCAGTTCCAGTTGGTGAACCCGCGATTAACCCTGCGCCGCGCAAACAGATTATTGCCGGAGCATTGCAAGAGATTTCCCAAATATTCCCAAACTTAAGTGGAATAATAAAGATCCGTATAGAAGTACCTCGAGGCGAAGAAATCGCGCTTGAGACCATGAATTCACGGCTAGGCATATTGGGCGGGATATCAATTTTAGGAACACAAGGGATAGTGCGCCCGTTCAGCCATGCGTCATGGAAAGCCTCCATTGCGCAAGCGCTAGGCGTTGCCAGAGCGTCTGGGATAGAAGAAGTTATCTTCACCACGGGCCGCAGAAGTGAAAAATTTTATCTAGATCATTTTCCCGAGACTCAGCCAATCTGTATGATTCAGGCCGCTGATTTTTTCAACTGGTCCATGCGGCAAGCTGAGCTTAAAAAGTTCCGCAAAATTAGATGGGCATTATTCATCGGCAAGCTGGTAAAACACGCCATGGGATTCCCCTACACTCACGCCAAAGATTGGAGCATAGACTTCCCACTCCTAGCAAGTTGGTGCGAAGAACTAAACATAGACCAAGCAATCACAGCCCAAATAGCCGGAGCCAATACAGCAAGACAAGTCTTTGAAATGCTCCCTAAAACACATCAAACAGACTTCACCCAAATGCTAATCAACAAAGCCCAAATTAACGCGCTAGGTTTTACAGGCAAAAGCAATATGTCGATCAAATACTGCCTATTTGATTTTGATGGAAATATTTTACGTTAATATTTTGTTTTTATGCCTCCGGCGGCTCGAACCCTTTTGGAAAAAGGGTTCAAGACTCCCAAAACTTTTTGGCGGTTTAGTCTTTTTTACCCCCCCCAAAAATATGAGTTTTTCTCTGGCCGCCGGAGGCCTTTTCTATATCTAACTTCCGTTGTATAAGGGCGACATGAAACACGCTGTACAAATAATTGGCCTGCACCCTGGTAGCCTTGAGCCTATGGAATCTTCGCGCAATATTATCGCCAATGCCGATGTTCTGGCTGGTGGTAAAAGATTGTTAGACAAATTCCCAGATTTCAAAGGCGAACTGCTGCCCTTTTTTTCTCCTGTGGCCTCCTTTGCGGCAAAACTTGAGGAGCTTAGCAATGCAGATAAAAAGATTGTGCTCCTTGCTGATGGCGACCCACTGCTTTTTGGCATTGCAGAGAGCATGATCAGGAATCTTGGCGCTGAGAATATATGCGTTACACCTTGTGTATCGACAGTTCAGCTAGCAGCCTCAAGACTAGGGCTTGCTTGGAAAAATTTCGAAATATTATCTCTGCACGGCCGGACAGATTTATTTCCATTATTTAGTGCTTTGCAACGCAGAATGGATTGCGCTGTTTATACCGACAAAATCAACTCTCCTTACGTAATAGCTAAGGCTCTTCTCCAAAAAGGAGTTACCGGATACACAATGACTGTAATGGCAGACCTTGGTACTGAGTCGGAAATCTTTAAGACTGCTGCTGTAGAAGATTTTACAGATTGCATTTGTTCAGATCTGAATATTGTTTTGCTGACGGCTGAAAGAACAAGTGAAAAACACCCAATTATTGGCCG
This window of the Maridesulfovibrio frigidus DSM 17176 genome carries:
- the cbiD gene encoding cobalt-precorrin-5B (C(1))-methyltransferase CbiD, yielding MKKDLREGFTTGSASTAAAMSALRVLLGGQSPESIEIPLPVKGSLTIPVHRTELDQTSARAIIIKDAGDDPDATHGHEFHAVVEHIDNGEELRVELSGGIGIGKVTLPGLPVPVGEPAINPAPRKQIIAGALQEISQIFPNLSGIIKIRIEVPRGEEIALETMNSRLGILGGISILGTQGIVRPFSHASWKASIAQALGVARASGIEEVIFTTGRRSEKFYLDHFPETQPICMIQAADFFNWSMRQAELKKFRKIRWALFIGKLVKHAMGFPYTHAKDWSIDFPLLASWCEELNIDQAITAQIAGANTARQVFEMLPKTHQTDFTQMLINKAQINALGFTGKSNMSIKYCLFDFDGNILR
- a CDS encoding bifunctional cobalt-precorrin-7 (C(5))-methyltransferase/cobalt-precorrin-6B (C(15))-methyltransferase — translated: MKHAVQIIGLHPGSLEPMESSRNIIANADVLAGGKRLLDKFPDFKGELLPFFSPVASFAAKLEELSNADKKIVLLADGDPLLFGIAESMIRNLGAENICVTPCVSTVQLAASRLGLAWKNFEILSLHGRTDLFPLFSALQRRMDCAVYTDKINSPYVIAKALLQKGVTGYTMTVMADLGTESEIFKTAAVEDFTDCICSDLNIVLLTAERTSEKHPIIGRNDDDFIRQKGLITKLPVRAAGLALLGLSKGLTIWDLGAGCGSVSIEASFLAENSQIFAVEKDSARVKMIEENIRQFGAYTVKAVHGTMPEALATLPDPDRIFIGGGVGRDSATIAEATARLKPGGKIVVHAILMGSVQRTKETFDKLGWQWQAIQLQANISDKLAGDIRFKAQNPVTIMWADKPET
- the dinB gene encoding DNA polymerase IV, which produces MQKFIMHLDMDAFFASVEQMDNPELRGKPIAIGSPHKRSVLSTASYEARKFGVRSAMSSVHALKLCPHLILVPGRMERYKDISNQVMAVLGNYSPVVEQASIDEAYLDITGTERLFGPPLELAENVKKDILNTVGLTASIGIAPVKFLAKIASDLKKPAGISIIEKDEVESFLETLPIEKIPGIGKKALPRFHSFGIRFAADMRRFSPEFFKERFGERGLVLHAKAAGIDPTPVAVGGQMKSSSAENTFGDDVCDPQILKTWLLKQSERISADVRRKGLKGRTVTLKVKFPDFRQITRSKTLAKRTSNSDTIYKAGCRLLEAEGYMGPIRLIGIGISNFEDRSRQLSLLTTEETLDDDKKLDDLDKAVDKVREKFGTAMLTRGSLLKLSSKVKGQ